GATTTGATGCTCTTTCCGAGCGAAAATGAATCGTTCGGGTTGGCTGCACTTGAAGCCATGGCGTGTGAGGTGCCCGTGGTGGGGACAAACTCCGGTGGCCTACCTGAGGTGGTCGTAGACGGAGAGAATGGATATCTATCTGACATTGGAGACGTAGATTCTATGGCAGAGAATTCAATCGAGATACTGAAAGACGAAGAGAAGAGAAGGCATCTGGGGAAGAATGCAAGAGAAAGGGTTGTTCAGTCTTTCGACTCTAAGAATATTGTGCCTAGGTACGAGGAAATGTACAACAGAGTGCTAAATACATGAGGTCTGGGTTATACGTTGTTCAAGAGGTTTAACTGTAGTTCAACGTTGTTCAATGTTGAACCATGTTGAACATTTGAACCATATTGAGCCATGTTGGTTAGGTTGTTCAAGAGGTTCAAACGTTCAACGGTTGAAGGTTATAGGTGATAAGTTGTTCAAGGTTGTTCAACGAGTTCAAAGGCTTAAGTCTAAGGTGATGAGTTGTTCAAGAAGTTCAAGAGGTTCAAGGGTTCAAAAGTTGACGAGTAAAGAGAGACGGATAGAGGAAGTTGTTGCTGCATATGAGAGGCGGAGGAGACTGATACGTTCGAGGCTCGCGGAGTTCAGGGCTAAGTACACCTGGCCTCAGGAAGAACTATTTGCTGAGCTCTGTTTTTGCCTCTTCACGCCCCAGTCCAAGGCGGAGACCTGTGACTCTGCTGTTAAAGCTCTTAAAGCGTCGGACCTTCTTCTTAAGGGCAGTGAGAAGGCTGTTTCCTCAAAGATGCGAGGGGTCCGATTCAAGAACCAGAAGGCCAGATTTCTCATTGGAGCGAGATACAAGCTTCTGAGTGGTTCCAGAAAACTAGATGAGATCGTGTCTGGCTCTGAGAATAACAGCGACCTAAGAGAATGGTTTGTGAAGAATGTGAAGGGCCTGGGGTATAAAGAAGCGAGCCATTTTCTCCGGAATGTGGGCCTGGGCAAAGATCTGGCTATACTCGATAGGCATGTGCTTAAGAATCTCGTCTCATACGGAGTCATTGAAGAAATCCCCAGGTCGCTCACCAGGAAGAGATACTTGCAGATAGAAGAAAAGATGCTCGGTTTCTCACAGAAGGTTGGAATACCCATGGAAGAGCTTGACCTCGTATTCTGGTCTATGCAGACAGGGAGAGTGTTTAAGTAAGGGCTTAAGTGTATGGTGGGAAGTTGTTCAAGAAGTTCAAATGTTCAAGAGGTTCAAGGGCTGATAAAGGTTGTTCAAGAAGTTCAAGCGTTCAAATGTTCAAACGTACAAGGTTTAAGGGGTATGGTGGGAAGTTGTTCAAGAAGTTCAAATGTTCAAGGACAGGGTTTCAAGAAATGTGTTGACTGGGCTTCGTTTGGGGGATATGATAGAGCTGTCACCTTATGATGGCAGCTCTTGTTCCTTGAGAGAACACGGTTTACAGACATAGGACATTAGATGGCGGTACGCAATACCTAGCCTACGGCCATCAGTCTCCAAACACGTGCCAAGTTTTCAATTCCGCAACGGAGAAACAATAGTGTCATTGCGAGCCAAAAAGGTCCGGCTTTTCGAGAGAAAAGACGAGACATTTTTGGTCCTTCGTCGGCATGGCCGACGGAGGAGGGTAAGCAGTCCCGAAGCAATCTGGCACAAACAGATCCTTCGACTTCGTTCCTCGGCTGCTGCTCGGGACTTCGCTCAGGACGAAAAATACCTCACGCCCTCTCTGATGGCATGGGTCTTTTTTGTTTTCTATTTTCGGATTCTGTGTGGGGTACAATAACCTATTGCAATTCTCTTCTCATAACTGTATATTTCTTGTTGAAAGCCCCCGGCTTTTGGATGGGGGCTTTTTGGCGCATTAGCAGTGTCGGTTTAACCCATAGGAGGGTGTCAAGTGATCCGAAATCTGTCTGTCTATATCCTGTTGGCTGTGAGCATGGCTCTCTGCAGCTACGCTTCTGCCGTCGCCTTGAGCTTCTCAGTTTCGTTTGACAGGAGCGATCTGCGTTTTTCCAGGCTTGGCTCGTATGACATTGTGGAGTTGAAGGGATGCGACTTGTTGGCAGAGCCTGGACATCCGCTGCTTCCTCAGAAACTTCTCAGAGTGGCGATCCCTGGAGACTCACGAGTGAAGTCCTTGAGGGTCACTTCTGTTCAGGTAGAGGCCATAGAAGGGAAGTACTTCATCTTTCCGGCTCAGCCAGACGTTCCCATTTCAGCATCCGGAAGGCCGGAGTGGGTTGGGCCGGATGAGAAGATATATCAGTCCAGGAATTTGTTTCCAGAAGCAGTGATGGAAGCGGAGAGCCAGGGGAGTTTTTCAGGCCATTTGATTGCCGGTTTCACAGTACATCCGATTCGGTACAGGCCTGAGGAGAGGAAGCTTTTCCTGTGTACCAGAATTGAGTTTGAGGTCGAACTCGAGCATGCAAGGAGCGGGCTTCGAGTTAAGGTGCGGAGCCCGGCTTCGGAGAGGCTCATAAGTGATGCGGTCAAATCGCTGGTCATCAATGCTGAAGCGGTTAGAGACCGGGTGGCCCAGGGTTCGCACTCACTGGACATCCTGGAGGTCGAATATCTCATAATTACCAGCGCTTCTCATGCAGATAGGTTTCAGCAGGTTGCCGACTGGAAGACGAAGAAGGGGGTGCCTGCCAAGGTGGTCACCACTGAGTGGATATATGACAACTTCTCCGGGACAGACAATGCTGAGAAGGTAAGAAACTGCATCAGCGAGCATTATGCGAATAAGGGTCTCATCTGGGTTCTATTGGGAGGGGATGTGGATGTGGTTCCCTACAGGGGCTGCTATGGAAAGGTAGGCGGGAGCACGGACAACAACATGCCGTGCGATCTGTACTTTTCTGATTTGGATGGGGACTTCAACTTCGATGGGGATGGGATATATGGAGAGGTTCCCGATTCAGTTGATCTGTATCCCGACGTTTTTGTGGGGAGAGTTCCTGTTTCCTCTGCGGCTGAGTGCTCCATAGTGGTGCGAAAAACGCTCATTTACGAAGGCGTGCTCGATGGGACTCCGATACCTTCTGACTATCAATTGAAGATGCTCTACCTTGCTGAGTGGCTGGACGGCTCTACTGATGCTGGGCTGGGGAAAAACATCATTGACAATGCGTATGTACCACCCCGCTATGATCCAATATCAAAGCTGTATGAGAGTTCGGGCAATCTGAACAGGCAGGCTGCTGTGGACTCGATGAATACTGGCTACGCTATTGTCAATCATTCCGGTCACAGCAACTACGGGGTGATGTCGGTGGGGCCGAATAGTCTCAGAAGGGAGGACATGTACGGGTTGACGAATGATACCCGATTTACAGTCTTATACTCCATTGGCTGCATTGCGGCTGGCTTTGAGAATAACGATTGCATAGCCGAGAAATTTGTCCTTGCCCCAGGTGGTGGTGGATTCTTTGTGGGAAACAGCAGGTATGGTTGGTACAGCCCCGGTAACCCAGGGGGTGGTGCGAGCGAGAAGTACGATCAAATGTTCTTCAGCTGCCTCTATGATGGAACCAATGCCAGAATGGGGATGGCAGAAGCTGTCTCGAAGACCTACTATATAGCCTGGTCCCGTAATTACAATGCGTATCGGTGGATTCAGTTCTGTCTGAATCTTCTTGGGGAGCCCGAGAGCTTTGTATGGACTGATACTCCGGGAGAACTCTCTCCAATCTACGCTTCTGCCATTGGTGACAATGCCACTCAGTTCGATGTGGCAGTCAACTCAGATGGTGAACCTGTTGAGTCTGCCCTCGTGTGTTTGATGAAAGGCGATGAAGTCTATGTGCGCGATGTCACCGACAGCAACGGAAAGGTGACGTTTGTTCTTCCACCCATTACAGTAGGCACCATGTATGTGACTATTACGGCGCACAACCATTTGCCACATGAAGGTGAGACTGAGATTATGTGGGCTCCTGATGTGCCAGTGCTCCTTTCGCCACCTGATGGCGAGATTTCAGGTAACACCATGCCAGTAATGGCCTGGTCTTCTACTGCTGGTTCCGGTGGGAGCTACACCCTTGAGTACTCGAAGAGCGAGGATTTTTCTGCAGAGGTTGTTGTCATCTCCGGGTTAACAGATACGACCTATTGTGTACCTGATACAGCTTCTCTTTCAGATTCCATATACTTCTGGCATGTTGAAGCGTTCAGCTCTCATGAATTACCGAGTGGATACCAGGATATTGCGTGGCGGTTTACCGTGGACACGCGTCCTCCCGAGTTCAGCAATACCACCCAGTGGCCGGACACTATATTTCAAGGTCCATACTATGTGGAGACTACTATCAGGGATCTTTCAGGACTGATTGGTGCCTATCGCGCCTACAGGACAGATTTGGATACGGTCTGGAGATTCAAGGAGATGAAGGTGCTGGGTCCTCCGGGGGTCTACTATGAGCACATTCCTGACCAGCCGTACGGTGTGACAGTAGAATACTATGTCTATGCGGCAGATAGTTCAGATCCCATAAACACCGGGTGTGATCCATTGACAGCTCCTGACAGTGTCTACTCGTTCACAGTCCTTGACCCTGTGGGAGTGGATCTGACAAGACTCCTGGTCGCGCCTTCCGCACTCTTTCTCCGCGCAAGTCCGAATCCTGCGAGGTCCCATATGGAGCTTTACTATGGGCTGCCGGAGGAGTGTGATTTAAGAATAGAAATATATGATTCTGCAGGCAGACTGGTCACGATCCTCGCGAAAGGGATGTTCAGAGCTGGATCATATCGAGTCAGGTGGGATGGAAGGAGTAATGAGGGAGAGATGATGCCGAGTGGGCTTTATTATGCAAGGCTTTCTTCCGCGTCAAAAAGGA
Above is a genomic segment from candidate division TA06 bacterium containing:
- a CDS encoding T9SS type A sorting domain-containing protein, whose product is MIRNLSVYILLAVSMALCSYASAVALSFSVSFDRSDLRFSRLGSYDIVELKGCDLLAEPGHPLLPQKLLRVAIPGDSRVKSLRVTSVQVEAIEGKYFIFPAQPDVPISASGRPEWVGPDEKIYQSRNLFPEAVMEAESQGSFSGHLIAGFTVHPIRYRPEERKLFLCTRIEFEVELEHARSGLRVKVRSPASERLISDAVKSLVINAEAVRDRVAQGSHSLDILEVEYLIITSASHADRFQQVADWKTKKGVPAKVVTTEWIYDNFSGTDNAEKVRNCISEHYANKGLIWVLLGGDVDVVPYRGCYGKVGGSTDNNMPCDLYFSDLDGDFNFDGDGIYGEVPDSVDLYPDVFVGRVPVSSAAECSIVVRKTLIYEGVLDGTPIPSDYQLKMLYLAEWLDGSTDAGLGKNIIDNAYVPPRYDPISKLYESSGNLNRQAAVDSMNTGYAIVNHSGHSNYGVMSVGPNSLRREDMYGLTNDTRFTVLYSIGCIAAGFENNDCIAEKFVLAPGGGGFFVGNSRYGWYSPGNPGGGASEKYDQMFFSCLYDGTNARMGMAEAVSKTYYIAWSRNYNAYRWIQFCLNLLGEPESFVWTDTPGELSPIYASAIGDNATQFDVAVNSDGEPVESALVCLMKGDEVYVRDVTDSNGKVTFVLPPITVGTMYVTITAHNHLPHEGETEIMWAPDVPVLLSPPDGEISGNTMPVMAWSSTAGSGGSYTLEYSKSEDFSAEVVVISGLTDTTYCVPDTASLSDSIYFWHVEAFSSHELPSGYQDIAWRFTVDTRPPEFSNTTQWPDTIFQGPYYVETTIRDLSGLIGAYRAYRTDLDTVWRFKEMKVLGPPGVYYEHIPDQPYGVTVEYYVYAADSSDPINTGCDPLTAPDSVYSFTVLDPVGVDLTRLLVAPSALFLRASPNPARSHMELYYGLPEECDLRIEIYDSAGRLVTILAKGMFRAGSYRVRWDGRSNEGEMMPSGLYYARLSSASKRIVSKVVIVR
- a CDS encoding N-glycosylase/DNA lyase, with amino-acid sequence MSCSRSSRGSRVQKLTSKERRIEEVVAAYERRRRLIRSRLAEFRAKYTWPQEELFAELCFCLFTPQSKAETCDSAVKALKASDLLLKGSEKAVSSKMRGVRFKNQKARFLIGARYKLLSGSRKLDEIVSGSENNSDLREWFVKNVKGLGYKEASHFLRNVGLGKDLAILDRHVLKNLVSYGVIEEIPRSLTRKRYLQIEEKMLGFSQKVGIPMEELDLVFWSMQTGRVFK